The genomic segment tttttttaaatcatatataTAAAGGACCAAACCACCGCCatctaaaagacaaaaaaaacaaaacccaacccagcaacaaatgaaaacaaaaaaatataaacaaaaagaaaaaagaaaaatgcaagaTGTGTTGGGTGGCAACAAACAGGAAATTCACAATGATAAGCAGGAGTTCAGActggggtctgattcctgtccagtgcaaactactacccgcccaTGCAGAGAAAGTGAAAGTAGCTGCGGCTAATATCCTCCTGTTAGTAGATTACCTCCCTTCCGTGTCCCTGACTCACGCCCCCTTTTTCCAGCAGCCAAAAGAGTTAACTGGTTTCAAGTGTAAGGTATAGAGACGTGCTGACTATGTAGTGTCTGAATCTGGGAATGTGCAAACAAGAGTGGATCGTAGAAAGCAAGATGTGGTGTataggtgaaggcagtcacagaggaaggagaagatATGATTTCACACCTTATCATAGAgcactgatcttgtactttattttgcATGAGACAGGGAACCAATAGAGACATTGCAAGAGAGGAGTGACGCGCTGGCTTCGTTTCTGTTTGAGGATGACATCTGAAacttgcatcagtttgacatggtcagTATGTGTTGCTGAATGTATATTTACACTTGcaaatgcaactgtgatgaatgAAGGGTACAATGGCTTACCTTGGCATGTTTCAGTTCCAGCTCCACCAGCTCTACCAAGTGTTTCTTGAAGTAGGCTATCCTCCTCGTCTTGAACTCCTGTATCTCTGTGGACAGTTTCACATGAACCATGAGAAACATGAATGTCAATCACACTGAGCATTCAATATAAAGTTCAAGAAGTAACACcaacacaaaggcacacaacttTCAAAACCAAGCTGCTTTTAAAACCAGCACACCTTTGTTTTACTATCACTTGTCTCCTTTTATTTTACACAACTTTCAAAACCAAGTCACATTCTTAAAACCAGCACACCTTCATTTGACTATCACTGTTGTCCTTTCAGTTTTACTGCCTGTGTTATTCTCGTTATCTGCAATGACTGGTTTAACAAAGGCAGCACCTGCCTTCTTTCTACAGATATGTTCCAGTTGACTGTGACAACCGAGAGTGTGTGTCTGACAATAGTGTATTTCTTTCCAATAAGACAAAGGAATCTAAAAAGAAAGTCccaatcacacacaaactctctctataGATATATCTTACTCataaacaaaacatgaacaatgAAAGAcgtgtgttcactgacatcaAAACACTAACCCAGATccagaaaaaaaatctctctctcacccctcacccccaccccactcccacacaatATAACATGTACACAATTCAACTATAAACATATTCACCTTTTTTAGCGACCTCAGAGATCTTCTCAAATTTCTTGCAACATTGGTCTTGCACTTTTTCCGCCTGCAAATGccacaaaaagacaaaagagtCAAAATCAAAATGATTTTAACAACCatcatataaaataaaatatctaACAGGAAGACTTAAAGAAGATGCAGGTGTCCAACCAGAATGTGAAACGATAAGAGATGGGTTGGGCTGCGCTAGCAATCTCAACAGAGAGAAGTTTGCTTAGCTCGTAAGTTTGCTCTACTCTAAGACACCAGCCAGAATTTCTCACACACAACTCTGCTTCAACCAAGAGGCAACACTAAAAAACACAAACTGCTTCCCCTCTTTTTTAACcaacaataaataaacatgtCTCAAGATAAGAATAACAAGAATAGAAGCAACATATTCTGTGAATACAAAATGTCTTCATTAATGGACATAACTTCACAAATActgcacaagcatgtgtgtgtagacacacacacacacacacacacacacacacacatcaaaagagaaaatgaaacccAAACCAATCAACATTTAATGTTAAAATTGTTTGCTGAGTTAAACCAAGTTACTGTATTCATTCACCTGAAGCAACTTTAAAGCTGTACATAAAATGTGACTACATTTAATGCATTATGTAAATAAAAATACTGATGCTATACCTGGTGGATGAAAAATAATTAATGAAGGCATATATCCAAATTGTTTCCAAGGCTGGGCACCTTAAATAACCTCCTTTGCCCCCCCAATTACAAACCAAAATATTTTGGCAGGCAACATCCCATCTAGTGCTGCACACTTATCATCCCAAAACCGTttaatttttttcagtttttgtttcagtttcagcaacAAACAACTATGAAACTGTGAGTCAATGTATCCTCGAAAACCAGGCACTCACACTCAGCAACACAATTACCTTCAAACACTTAAAGAAGTTAAAACACAACACATTCTCTGTCCATCCCCTCTCGAGCCCACACAATTATACTctgccacccccgaaaacggagtacggctggcTACACAgctgggtaaaaacagtcatacacataaaagcccacttgtctaTATACCAGTGAAcacaggagttgcagcccatgaacaaataataagaagaagaagatattctgCCACCACAGAAATGTACTCAAATGAACAAAAgcactacaaaaaacaacaacaaaaaaacatcacctGGGCCACATCCTTGTTCTTGGTTCGAGCCTTCTCCAAGGCCTTGTTGGCCGCCTCATAGTCGGCCAGAGAGCGGGAGCGCCGGTACAGCAAGTCCTTGGCCGCCGCAGAGTCCCGCATGTAGTACCGCAACGTGTCGCTCAGCTTCAGGTCCTCATCTGACGCTACCCTGCCTTCCAGTTTCTGACAGGAATGCGTGAAGCATAATAAGTTCAAGATGATATTTTCAGATGAGCAGGTAGGGGGGTTCAGGGTAGGTTTCAGTTCAAGAGGAAGAGCTTAGTGGAGCAAGTGAAGGTAGgtgaataaatgaaacaaaactttAGAGGGactgaaaatgaaaggaaaaaaaattaaagtgaaTTATTCCCAGATGGAGAAATTAGGTCATTTCTACTTCCAATTTTTTTGACATTCACACACGTGTGGTGGAGCCTTGTGGTAATACACCCAACTAGGAAGCGAGTTCATGGGTTTAAATCCCACACATGGACCAGGACTTTtgactccccctccacaagaactctggtggtggtctggttgctagtttTTCATATTAGACGATGAACCcagaacacagaaaaatatgttgtgacagtaACACAATGACAGTCAATCCCTCTTTCCACTTTGCTCTCCATGAAGGACAGTACCATACAGTTTGCAACATACTTAAATATTTCAATGACATAAACTGTCCATGTAAACATGTGAAGTAGACTGCCATACACCTGCTAAGTGCTTTAAGTAGCTCAAAATGGGAATATTACAGGTTCTCCATACATTTCCAATTTGGGTTTTCTGTTTGCCACCAAAGGTAGAAGGCATGGATGTGTCAGCGCCAGATTGTCATCGGCTTGatcaaagggaaacaactttTGTAAGACCAGTGACAATATACGCACAAAACATGAAATCAAAGAATGAACATATGTTAAAAGGGGGAATATATGACTTACTCGTGCTTTTTCTAAGGCTTCAGCAACCCGTGTGAAGACTCTGCAAAAAAACAGCATAAACTTTGTCATCAACTTTTGTACTTGCATCCAAAACCCTTTGTCTGCTACTCTACTTACACTTAAAGAAGATATccaatccccactcccacccccccaaaaaaaaaaccctccacacaACCCCCTTCACTTTCTCAGCCTGAATCTTTAGTTTTTCATGTTACATAATCTATCAAAATCGACAACCGAATTAAACAAAAAAGGGTAAACAAAATTAGTTTTCTGCACTGGAAAATGGAATACTGTGTTCAAtttaaactttttcttcttcagtgtccTGTCTCCCAAGGTAAGTACATTTACATGCTAACATTTGAAGCAGGTCATTGACAAAGAAGTAGTTTTCTTTTGCTTCAGCTGGCACTAATATAAACTTTTGTTTAAAGTCATAACATCTGCTATTCATGCAGTCTAGTGTAACAATGAACAAAACCCAAATGCACAATATCACAATCACTTGAAAATgctgttttaaaaacaaaacaaaaaactaagcaGATAATGGACTGATATGTCCAGCTCTTACTTGGCCAGTTCTGTATTTTCAATGGTGCCCAGCAAAACCATGCCTGTAGAGATCTGGATGTAGGAATCTGCAACATCTGcacaaaacaagacacaaaaTACTCTTACATTTGCCTATAGATATGGAAAAGCAGGTCAAAGGAACAAATCTAAAATttataaataagaaataaataaataaaataaagaatctGTGAAAAGATGGGTTGAAAACTCTTGCCTTCCTTATACAGCAAAGAAAGCCAAGAAAAACATATTTGTTGTATGAAATCTGTATGCCGTTATGCATGACTATATATGTATCATCTCATTTGACATGCTTTAAGCCCACTATGTGGGGACTTTGCACCATGAAGTAGTAACTGTtatcatcttttaaaaaaaaatctgtcatcaATAAACATATTATAAAAACAgttcccctctctcacttttaTGCACTTTGGTCATCCTGTCAGACTTCTGAGTGGCATCCTTGATCTTGTTGTGGTACTCGATGAGGAAGACTTTCTCGTGCTCAAAAAATTCGTCCACATCCTAGCAGAGGAACAGAGGAATAAagcacaatgaaaaaaaaccaaaaaacagtaaAAGCTAAACAACTATTCAACTGTTTataaataaaacacaataaaacagagaCATCAGTACCACAATCTACAATCTCCAACTGTCCAAGAGTGTCTAAAATTAGCATGAACATcatggattaaaaacaaaacatattcatTGAGACATCTTTATCACACAAACTACCAAGTAAAAGTTCCATCAGAAAAATccagacatttgtatttgtatttctttttatcacaacagatttctctgtgtgaaatttgggctgctctccccaggaagagcgcttcgctatgctacagcgccacccatttttttgtatttttttcttgcgtgcagttttatttgtttttcctatggaagtggatttttctacagaattttgctagggacaacccttttgttgccatgggttcttttatgtgctctaagtgcattctgcacacgggacctcagtttattgtctcatctgaatgacttgcgtccagaccaccactcaaggtctagtggaaggggaggaaatataggcggatgagccgtgattcaaaccagcgcactcagattctctcgcttcctaggcggacgcattacctctaggccatcactccacgacatGACACATTAAAAATGCAAGGTCAAATATCAGGTCCAGAAAACAAAAGAGATGTGCAAGAAGAATtggaaattaaaagaaagaaataacaatgataataacaataaacaagACATGTTGAAGCACAACTAATATATCAGAATAAAAAGAGTGCAACAAGGAAATgaggtgaaaaaacaacacattacaataactCACAGCTAAAAAGTAAGATGTAATACAATTCAACTAATCGTTTAGACTCAATTGAacaattgaaataaaaaaaaaacccaaaatcatACAGAATACAGTAACCATAATACTGACTTCATTAAACTTGCCATCATGAAATCAACTGGCTCATCATAATTTTAAAAACAAAGGACGAGTCAGAAACACAAATGCATGGTGATCTATATACAGAAAAAGACATGCATGcacagtcaaaacacacacacacacacacacaaacacacacacacatacagatacaaacacaatGATCTCATATTCCACAATTAAAATTAAAGGGTTGCTGGTTTGTttccttgcttttgttgtttgttgctgtcagtgttgttgctgatgtctaCAGAGCTGACTATGTATTGACTCACTTAAATGTCTGGAATTCTCAGCATACCTTTTGTCCTGACAGTAACGATTCATCCACAGTTTTGGTGATGCGGCTAAAAAATCCTCCCAGcttctccattttcttctttcctcttacgCTGAGCTGAAAGGAGGACATTGCAACAGAGAAATCAGATGCCAATGCTAtggaaagacgcacacacacacacacacacacacacacacgccaatgttttggaaatacacacatacaacacgcataaacacatacacattcacacacacccactcacaaaacacaaaacaaaaaatagcaCACACTTGActtatgcatgcgcgcgcacacatgtacacacacacatatgcacccacacagagaaaaaggaggaaacaAACGTGGGTCATTTCAGCACCACTTCTCACCCAAGGATTAAAACCACACCTGAAAAGAATGATATAATCTTATAACATCATtgcaaaaataaacacaaaatctttacaggcctaaaaaaaaaaaaaaaaaaaaaaaaaaaaagatgctagtGGACAGCTCACATCGTTTGTGCACATGAAAATACAtcttatgatttaaaaaaaaaaaaaaaaaaaaaaatcacacccagaaatttttttttcaatctgattGGGGGTTAATAatcatacataaataaacaacccTATACACACCAACTGCTCCTTGAaataatgactgactgactgaatgaatgaatgaatgaacaagcaCCAATTACTTACGTCCCCTTCGTACTCCAGAAACACCTCAAAGTTCATATCCTGTCTGAGCAAAGGATGAGCAGCAAGCCTCTGCAGGAACACTTCGTGCATGGCCACGGTCTTTTTGAATGTTGCTAAATATTCcctagaaaaaagagagaagaaatccaTCTTCCATCAAGGTaagtttcaagtttttttttcctttttttcttatttcggTCTGTGTGCACTGCAAGAAAGCGTAACACCACTACAAAAATAAGTAATTATTTTTTGCCTCTGATTTTCTGTAGCAGGATTAATACTATTTTCTAT from the Babylonia areolata isolate BAREFJ2019XMU chromosome 21, ASM4173473v1, whole genome shotgun sequence genome contains:
- the LOC143296090 gene encoding sorting nexin-6-like → MFLQDGIDDSPDLLAEDQETRQHRSDTVDLTDTSLMVDISDSLSEREKVKFTVHTKTTLQQFKKPEMSVVRQHEEFVWLHDRYVENEDYAGIVIPPAPPRPDFDASREKLQRLGEGEGTMTKEEFMKMKQEIEAEYLATFKKTVAMHEVFLQRLAAHPLLRQDMNFEVFLEYEGDLSVRGKKKMEKLGGFFSRITKTVDESLLSGQKDVDEFFEHEKVFLIEYHNKIKDATQKSDRMTKVHKNVADSYIQISTGMVLLGTIENTELAKVFTRVAEALEKARKLEGRVASDEDLKLSDTLRYYMRDSAAAKDLLYRRSRSLADYEAANKALEKARTKNKDVAQAEKVQDQCCKKFEKISEVAKKEIQEFKTRRIAYFKKHLVELVELELKHAKAQAQLLKNCITALEEES